Proteins encoded together in one Benincasa hispida cultivar B227 chromosome 1, ASM972705v1, whole genome shotgun sequence window:
- the LOC120075946 gene encoding uncharacterized protein LOC120075946, translating to MDYVSKWMEANTTIIDDAKMVAGFLKTYILCRFGFPKAIISNQGSHFCNRVIAYLLMKYGVQHHIATPYHPQTNEQTGVSNREVKIILKKMVNLGRKVGAFDLTMLYGLTIVKKCNWDLEVAGDARLLQLQELEELMLESFDNSLIYKQRAEDFHDKMIAPKEFQVEQKVLLYNSRLKFMPEKLQSKWLGSFGVSHVYPYGAVDIINLETRKVLKVNGHKLKVFHDGESLDCFDIAYRLDSLVHI from the exons AtggactatgtttccaaatggatgGAAGCAAATACCACTATTATTGATGATGCTAAAATGGTTGCAGGTTTCTTGAAGACTTACATTCTATGTAGGTTTGGTTTCCCTAAGGCAATCATCAGCAACCAAGGATCACACTTTTGCAATCGAGTCATTGCTTACTTGTTGATGAAGTACGGTGTACAACATCACATTGCCACCCCATACCACCCTCAAACTAATGAGCAGACAGGGGTGTCCAATAGGGAAGTGAAgattattttgaagaaaatggtcAATCTAGGAAGGAAGGTTGGAGCCTTCGACTTGACGATGCTTTATGGGCTTACA ATAGTCAAGAAGTGCAACTGGGATTTAGAGGTAGCTGGGGATGCCAGACTTTTACAGCTTCAGGAGTTGGAAGAGCTCATGTTAGAATCTTTTGACAATTCTCTGATCTACAAGCAAAGAGCAGAAGATTTTCATGACAAGATGATTGCACCCAAGGAGTTTCAGGTAGAGCAAAAGGTACTTCTATACAACTCTAGGCTGAAGTTTATGCCTGAAAAACTCCAATCCAAGTGGCTTGGCTCATTTGGCGTTTCTCACGTTTATCCTTATGGTGCAGTAGATATCATTAATCTTGAAACAAGGaaagttttaaaagtaaatGGGCACAAGTTGAAGGTCTTCCATGATGGTGAGTCTTTGGATTGCTTTGATATCGCCTATCGGTTGGACTCACTAGTTCACATCTGA